Proteins encoded in a region of the Candidatus Nezhaarchaeota archaeon genome:
- the rtcA gene encoding RNA 3'-terminal phosphate cyclase encodes MSVEIDGSMLEGGGQILRMSIAISAVTGIPLRIFNIRAKRKEPGLRAQHLTAVKAVASLVDADVEGLKLGSREIIFKPRTIRSGRFRFDVGTAGSTSLVLQSLLPAAALAPSRVEVEIIGGTDNPQAPPIDYIDNVLRPILAKMGYNFEVNVLRRGFYPKGGGVVRALTTPVTRLKPIRLERHDHVKVIRGLSYSSRLPDHIARRMASSASKVLKEAGFEADIKLEILQPGHHKCALSPGCGIVLWAEMAGGSILGSDNLGELGKPAERVGEEAARRLLDEIHGGATVDRHAADQLIVYMALAEGESVIKTSEMTLHTLTCIEISKKLLPEVAFSIEEGKPTVIRCRGVGLENKSLG; translated from the coding sequence GTGTCGGTAGAGATCGATGGCAGTATGCTTGAAGGTGGAGGTCAAATACTCAGAATGTCGATTGCTATCTCAGCTGTTACAGGAATTCCTTTAAGGATCTTTAATATTAGGGCAAAGAGAAAAGAGCCTGGACTTAGGGCGCAGCACTTAACAGCTGTGAAGGCTGTGGCTAGTTTAGTTGATGCTGATGTTGAGGGCTTAAAGTTGGGGTCAAGGGAGATAATCTTTAAGCCTAGGACGATAAGGAGTGGGAGGTTTAGGTTTGATGTTGGGACTGCTGGATCCACATCTCTCGTCCTTCAAAGTCTCCTTCCTGCTGCAGCACTTGCTCCTTCAAGGGTTGAGGTAGAGATCATTGGAGGGACCGATAACCCACAAGCTCCACCAATAGATTACATAGACAACGTTCTAAGACCCATACTAGCTAAGATGGGGTACAACTTTGAGGTTAATGTCCTTCGGCGAGGCTTTTATCCCAAGGGTGGTGGAGTCGTTAGAGCTTTGACGACACCTGTCACGAGATTAAAGCCAATAAGGCTTGAGAGGCATGATCATGTCAAGGTAATTAGAGGTTTGTCTTATAGCTCGAGGTTACCGGATCACATTGCTCGTAGAATGGCTAGTAGTGCATCGAAGGTTTTGAAGGAGGCTGGTTTTGAAGCTGATATAAAGCTTGAGATTCTTCAACCAGGACACCATAAGTGTGCTTTAAGCCCTGGATGTGGTATAGTGCTTTGGGCTGAAATGGCTGGAGGATCAATTTTGGGCTCTGATAACCTAGGTGAGTTGGGTAAGCCTGCTGAGCGAGTTGGTGAGGAGGCTGCTAGGAGGTTACTTGATGAGATTCATGGCGGAGCTACTGTGGATAGGCATGCTGCTGACCAGCTTATTGTGTACATGGCCCTCGCTGAGGGTGAATCCGTAATAAAGACGAGTGAAATGACGTTGCACACTTTAACTTGCATCGAAATTAGCAAGAAGCTTTTGCCTGAGGTGGCATTTAGCATAGAGGAGGGCAAGCCTACCGTGATAAGGTGTAGGGGGGTGGGCTTAGAAAATAAGTCTCTTGGTTAG
- a CDS encoding 50S ribosome-binding GTPase, translated as MEQQPFSKLPSIPSPEELIDVAFRRASKVTIKMPTRKDRLLIAKLKEIKRVKTVASIIISKLSEIKTGIPKVDSLHPFYRDIFYIFIDPSTFKLSMAKVSKATVLVEKLCRSYVSKIRGAKTIPEVVVARREYYGRVASIIKELKDELSLLSGISMFKRLPTFHFSVPIIIISGAPNVGKSSFVRCVSTAKPEIAEYPFTTKSVSVGHIIGEHGVIAQVVDTPGLLDRPLGERNKIELQAIVALKNLEGGIVFLIDPTETCGYSLDYQINVFRSVKEMFREKPMVVALTKADIASEEQIRGAIERLGGEKVLVCSTLKCIGVQEVVKEILDMVMKSVGRDRWQYA; from the coding sequence ATGGAGCAACAACCATTCAGCAAGTTACCAAGTATACCGTCCCCTGAGGAGCTAATAGATGTGGCTTTCAGGAGAGCATCTAAGGTAACCATTAAGATGCCCACTAGAAAGGATAGGCTACTGATAGCTAAGCTCAAGGAGATTAAGAGGGTGAAGACTGTAGCCTCCATTATCATCAGTAAGTTAAGTGAAATTAAAACTGGTATACCGAAGGTAGATTCTCTCCACCCTTTCTATAGGGACATATTCTATATCTTTATTGATCCGAGTACGTTCAAGCTCTCAATGGCTAAGGTATCTAAGGCTACCGTACTTGTTGAGAAGCTTTGTAGAAGCTATGTGTCTAAAATCAGGGGCGCTAAGACGATTCCAGAGGTCGTGGTTGCTCGTAGGGAGTACTATGGACGTGTTGCATCAATAATTAAGGAGCTTAAGGATGAGCTAAGCTTGTTGTCTGGAATTAGTATGTTCAAGAGGCTTCCAACATTTCACTTCTCAGTGCCCATAATTATCATTAGCGGGGCTCCTAATGTAGGAAAGTCTTCATTTGTTAGATGTGTCTCAACAGCAAAACCAGAGATTGCTGAGTACCCATTTACAACTAAGAGTGTAAGCGTTGGACACATAATTGGAGAGCATGGAGTCATAGCGCAGGTTGTAGATACACCGGGTTTACTTGATAGACCGTTAGGGGAGAGAAATAAGATAGAGCTTCAAGCCATTGTTGCACTTAAAAACCTTGAAGGGGGCATAGTGTTTCTAATAGATCCCACAGAGACTTGTGGGTACTCTCTAGATTACCAGATCAATGTGTTTCGAAGCGTGAAGGAGATGTTTAGGGAGAAGCCAATGGTAGTAGCGTTGACTAAAGCCGATATTGCCTCTGAAGAACAAATTAGGGGAGCTATTGAAAGGTTGGGGGGTGAGAAGGTCTTGGTGTGCAGCACTCTTAAGTGTATTGGTGTGCAAGAGGTTGTGAAGGAGATATTGGATATGGTGATGAAGAGTGTCGGTAGAGATCGATGGCAGTATGCTTGA
- the psmB gene encoding archaeal proteasome endopeptidase complex subunit beta, giving the protein MGAHWALGATTVGLRVEEGVVLASEKRVSYGFTVTSKSAKKIFKITDYLGIACAGLIGDMQAIARSLRAEVKLYELDVSRRMPIKAAAKLLANILFSQRYMPLMSETLVGGLDNIGPHLYVLDAIGSLIEDDYAALGSGSTIAIGVLETNYRKNMSIEEAINLAMRSVKAAIERDALSGDGIDMLIITESKAEERFEPVK; this is encoded by the coding sequence ATGGGAGCGCACTGGGCACTAGGCGCCACAACTGTAGGGCTTAGAGTCGAGGAGGGTGTAGTCCTTGCATCAGAGAAGAGGGTTAGCTATGGCTTTACTGTGACGAGCAAATCCGCAAAGAAGATTTTCAAGATAACAGATTACCTTGGAATAGCTTGTGCTGGACTAATAGGAGATATGCAAGCTATTGCTAGGAGCCTAAGAGCTGAGGTCAAGTTGTATGAGCTAGACGTAAGCAGGAGAATGCCCATTAAGGCAGCTGCAAAGTTACTAGCTAACATCCTATTCAGTCAAAGATACATGCCTCTAATGAGCGAGACACTGGTCGGTGGGTTAGATAACATTGGCCCCCACTTATACGTGCTAGATGCTATAGGCTCTCTCATAGAGGATGACTATGCAGCCCTTGGTAGTGGATCAACGATAGCCATAGGCGTATTGGAGACAAACTATAGAAAGAACATGTCTATAGAGGAAGCCATAAACCTAGCAATGAGATCGGTTAAAGCAGCCATAGAGCGGGACGCTTTAAGCGGCGATGGAATCGACATGCTAATAATAACTGAGAGTAAAGCTGAAGAGAGATTTGAACCAGTTAAGTAG
- the twy1 gene encoding 4-demethylwyosine synthase TYW1, giving the protein MLAQAAKSDVINLLKQQKYQLIGTRKTAAVKKCHWLHVALTTDRFCYKNWYGIESHRCIQMTPTLACPNNCLHCWRVERGDPNVPLLKNEDFITYDDEKSLFDQAIKAQFRILSGYKSNPKVIKKRYVEALHPRHFAISLAGEPTLYDRLSEFIELCRSKGFTTFLVTNGMYPERLVRLLSGGQPSQLYISVNTSSEDKFKALSRSSLEDCWHRLLRSLDLLRDFSCPTVIRITLIRGINDREGDLEGFAKLVSIAEPWYVEVKGYMYLGYSRFRLKLENMPKHHHVLEVAKKLSKLTGYQLIADSLISRVALLSRVGQPVKVVP; this is encoded by the coding sequence ATGCTAGCTCAAGCAGCTAAATCAGATGTCATCAATCTGCTGAAACAGCAGAAGTATCAGTTAATTGGTACTAGGAAGACTGCAGCTGTAAAGAAGTGTCACTGGCTTCATGTAGCCTTAACCACCGACAGGTTCTGCTATAAGAATTGGTATGGTATAGAGAGTCATAGATGTATACAAATGACCCCCACATTAGCTTGCCCCAATAATTGTCTTCATTGCTGGAGAGTGGAAAGGGGGGATCCCAACGTCCCCTTGTTAAAGAATGAGGACTTTATCACCTATGATGATGAGAAGAGCCTCTTTGATCAAGCGATTAAAGCTCAATTTAGGATATTGAGTGGTTACAAGTCAAATCCAAAGGTGATAAAGAAGAGGTACGTAGAGGCTTTACACCCAAGACACTTTGCAATAAGTTTGGCCGGAGAGCCAACTCTCTATGATAGGCTCAGTGAATTCATAGAGCTTTGTAGGAGTAAGGGCTTCACGACATTTCTCGTTACTAATGGCATGTATCCAGAGCGGTTAGTAAGGTTATTAAGTGGGGGGCAGCCATCACAGCTCTACATCTCCGTCAACACGTCATCTGAAGACAAGTTTAAAGCATTATCAAGGAGTAGTCTCGAGGATTGTTGGCATAGACTATTGAGGAGCTTGGATCTTTTAAGGGATTTCTCGTGCCCCACAGTCATTAGGATAACTTTGATAAGAGGAATTAATGACCGCGAAGGGGACTTAGAGGGCTTTGCTAAGTTAGTATCCATCGCTGAGCCCTGGTACGTGGAGGTTAAGGGTTACATGTATTTAGGGTATTCAAGGTTTAGATTGAAGTTGGAGAATATGCCTAAGCACCATCATGTACTTGAGGTTGCAAAGAAATTGAGTAAATTGACCGGTTACCAGCTGATAGCTGATAGCTTGATTTCACGAGTGGCTCTGCTTTCTAGAGTGGGTCAACCGGTCAAGGTAGTGCCTTAA
- the dph5 gene encoding diphthine synthase: MGLTFVGIGLTESGLTIEGLREALCADYIFIDTYTSILPEEALDTLSSLIGKKIIALKRVDLEGRGMERIIDLARESKVVLLVAGDPFIATTHVSLKVEAAKAGVLVKYIPSASIQTVIPGLTGLSSYKLSKSATIVFPDKGSNITAYETVKENKSRGLHTILYLDIDVENSRAMTINEGVKILLELENERGEGVISSETLMIGIARACWRDSVIKAAKPHKLLSYDFGPPPHVLVVPGQLHFMELEALKIFANMEDP, encoded by the coding sequence ATGGGCTTAACATTCGTGGGCATAGGACTAACAGAATCTGGACTAACAATAGAGGGATTAAGAGAAGCTCTATGTGCTGACTACATATTCATTGATACCTACACAAGCATCTTACCCGAGGAGGCATTGGATACATTAAGCTCATTGATAGGTAAGAAGATAATCGCATTAAAAAGAGTTGACTTAGAAGGTCGGGGAATGGAAAGAATCATAGATTTAGCAAGGGAAAGCAAAGTTGTCCTCTTAGTAGCGGGTGATCCATTCATAGCTACAACTCACGTGTCACTTAAAGTTGAAGCGGCTAAAGCAGGCGTACTAGTAAAGTACATACCCTCAGCATCTATACAGACAGTCATACCAGGACTTACAGGCTTATCAAGCTACAAGCTCAGTAAATCCGCAACAATAGTGTTCCCAGATAAGGGCTCAAACATCACGGCCTACGAAACAGTCAAGGAGAACAAGTCGCGTGGATTACATACAATCCTATATTTAGATATCGATGTTGAAAATTCCAGAGCTATGACGATAAATGAAGGAGTAAAAATACTTTTAGAGCTTGAGAATGAGAGGGGTGAAGGAGTAATAAGCAGCGAAACACTCATGATTGGCATTGCAAGAGCCTGCTGGAGAGACAGTGTTATAAAGGCTGCAAAGCCACATAAACTCCTAAGCTATGATTTCGGCCCCCCACCTCACGTACTAGTAGTCCCTGGTCAGCTCCACTTCATGGAGCTTGAAGCCCTTAAAATCTTCGCAAATATGGAGGATCCCTAA
- a CDS encoding DUF357 domain-containing protein encodes MSTWRSDEERLSKYFNYVERLMKSMSVKSPEFLKDKVEMIVDNAKRYYEDAKYYMKLRDYATSYICIAYCEGLLDALKLLNLVEVTES; translated from the coding sequence ATGAGTACATGGAGAAGCGATGAGGAGAGACTCTCAAAGTACTTTAATTACGTAGAGAGACTTATGAAGAGCATGTCCGTCAAGTCCCCTGAATTTCTTAAAGATAAAGTTGAGATGATAGTAGATAACGCAAAACGCTACTACGAGGACGCTAAATATTACATGAAGTTGAGGGACTACGCTACAAGCTACATATGCATAGCATACTGTGAAGGTCTACTGGATGCACTTAAACTCCTAAATCTAGTGGAAGTGACCGAGTCATGA
- a CDS encoding FAD synthase: MSEKSKKVMVAGVFDIIHPGHIHLISKASELGNVVVVVARDSTVERIKGRKPIVPEEQRLEVVKNIKYVSSAVLGHEGEDMLKIVEEIKPDIILLGPDQNFNEEKLKRDLEARGLKIEVLRLHEPYRAHKLCSTSKIIKEIITRSKEFEFLLK, encoded by the coding sequence ATGAGCGAGAAGAGCAAGAAGGTAATGGTTGCAGGAGTCTTCGACATAATACATCCCGGTCACATACACCTCATATCAAAGGCATCAGAACTGGGGAACGTAGTAGTAGTCGTAGCCAGAGACTCTACCGTTGAAAGAATTAAGGGAAGGAAGCCCATAGTGCCCGAAGAACAGCGCCTAGAAGTCGTTAAAAACATAAAGTACGTCTCAAGTGCTGTCTTAGGGCATGAAGGGGAAGACATGCTCAAAATAGTTGAAGAAATAAAACCAGACATAATACTGCTAGGGCCAGATCAAAACTTTAATGAAGAAAAGCTGAAGAGAGATCTTGAAGCTAGGGGATTAAAGATAGAAGTGCTAAGACTTCATGAACCCTACAGAGCTCACAAGCTATGTAGCACCTCAAAGATAATAAAGGAGATAATAACGAGAAGTAAGGAATTTGAATTCCTACTAAAATGA
- a CDS encoding Hsp20/alpha crystallin family protein → MSKESEKIRIPILPTACFYHDEEKYTIEIELPGVDKKNIELEVTETGVCVKAPRNDVEYFGCWLLAHAVKPNEAKASFKEGLLTVTVPLAKPLKGVRVKVE, encoded by the coding sequence ATGTCAAAGGAAAGTGAGAAGATAAGGATACCGATTCTGCCGACTGCTTGCTTTTATCATGATGAGGAGAAGTATACGATTGAGATAGAGTTGCCGGGGGTTGACAAGAAGAATATAGAGCTTGAAGTGACGGAGACGGGTGTATGCGTTAAAGCTCCGAGGAATGATGTTGAGTACTTTGGATGCTGGCTTCTAGCTCACGCAGTAAAACCCAATGAGGCAAAAGCTTCATTTAAAGAGGGGCTTTTAACGGTCACAGTCCCTCTAGCTAAGCCGTTGAAGGGCGTAAGGGTAAAAGTGGAATGA
- a CDS encoding ferritin-like domain-containing protein, with protein MASKELLDLLNDAIAREIQVSIQYMWQHVQWRGVKGFAVQEELKKIAITEMKHAEAIAERLFYLGGKPTTKPKEVRVGETLREMIEQDKRDEEDAIKLYKTIIERALKEGDVTTAFLFQGILKDEEEHHDFFTSLLEEL; from the coding sequence TTGGCCTCTAAGGAGTTATTGGATCTATTGAATGATGCTATTGCGCGAGAAATTCAGGTGTCGATTCAGTACATGTGGCAGCATGTGCAGTGGCGCGGCGTTAAGGGTTTTGCTGTTCAGGAGGAGTTGAAGAAGATAGCGATAACGGAGATGAAGCATGCAGAGGCTATTGCTGAGAGGCTCTTTTACTTGGGCGGTAAGCCTACAACCAAGCCTAAAGAGGTACGTGTAGGAGAGACTCTGAGGGAGATGATCGAGCAGGATAAGAGGGACGAGGAGGATGCAATAAAGCTCTACAAGACGATAATAGAGAGGGCCTTAAAGGAGGGCGATGTAACGACTGCCTTTCTATTCCAAGGTATCTTAAAAGATGAAGAGGAACATCACGACTTCTTCACATCGCTTCTAGAGGAACTTTAG
- the rpiA gene encoding ribose-5-phosphate isomerase RpiA, translating to MSIESCKIQAAKAALREVRDGMILGLGTGSTVECFASLLRSEVKRGLKVKVVPTSYHSIQMAIKYGFELVPVELVDYIDVIIDGADEVDRQLNMIKGRGAALAREKVVACMSSRRVYIVSYDKVVDKLCSTKPIPIEVLPFAYRYVMRRIREIDGKPELRGAGRFKDGPLVTDNGNFIVDAYFNPIDDPCSMEARIKSITGVIEVGLFCNIADVIYVGKPDGIEVLERAK from the coding sequence GTGAGTATTGAAAGTTGTAAGATTCAAGCTGCTAAAGCTGCTTTGCGTGAGGTACGTGATGGAATGATTTTGGGGTTGGGGACAGGGTCAACTGTGGAATGTTTTGCTTCTTTGTTGAGAAGTGAAGTTAAGAGAGGTTTGAAAGTGAAGGTTGTTCCCACATCGTATCACTCTATCCAAATGGCTATAAAGTATGGGTTTGAACTTGTACCTGTTGAGCTTGTTGATTACATTGATGTTATTATTGATGGAGCTGATGAAGTTGATCGCCAATTAAACATGATTAAGGGCAGGGGAGCTGCTCTAGCGAGAGAAAAGGTTGTAGCCTGCATGTCCTCACGGAGGGTGTACATTGTGAGCTATGATAAGGTTGTTGACAAGTTGTGCTCTACGAAGCCCATACCGATAGAGGTCCTACCGTTCGCCTATAGGTACGTAATGAGGAGGATTAGAGAGATTGATGGGAAACCAGAACTGAGGGGGGCTGGAAGATTTAAGGATGGACCCCTCGTAACTGATAACGGCAACTTCATAGTGGACGCGTACTTTAACCCCATAGACGATCCATGCAGCATGGAAGCTAGGATAAAAAGCATAACCGGAGTCATTGAGGTTGGCTTATTCTGTAATATAGCTGATGTGATCTACGTTGGTAAGCCTGATGGTATTGAAGTTCTCGAAAGAGCTAAGTAA
- a CDS encoding AbrB/MazE/SpoVT family DNA-binding domain-containing protein, with translation MEIRNIQLVGKYTFTLSLPKEWVQRWNLKKGDRVVMMEEDDGSLRISPEIKEKVSRAAIFKINVDKCNQPWLLERLLIGSYILGKETIEIVSERGIRPEHLMEMRKALKKLTGLNVVEESQKYLALQCLIEPIKFPVERLIKRLYNLTTMMHLDSINALINGSRELAISVLQREAEVDTVYWLTVRQLVLAADDRSIAREIGIKDIKHQQAMRVVAKVLESMADQTENIARTALNLIELNLKLDESTSAMIKEFSDAVNRIHDKALSAYLKRDLHLANEAVNESKEVEKYEIKINEAVISSVKNARLLMAIYRITSSLKAMSRYAADIAEIAINRFIAEEEPSS, from the coding sequence ATGGAAATTAGAAATATACAGCTTGTAGGCAAATACACCTTTACTTTATCGCTACCTAAGGAGTGGGTTCAAAGGTGGAATTTAAAGAAGGGAGATAGAGTAGTAATGATGGAGGAGGATGATGGATCTTTAAGAATATCTCCTGAAATCAAGGAGAAGGTAAGTCGAGCAGCAATTTTTAAAATAAATGTTGATAAATGTAATCAACCATGGCTCCTTGAAAGGCTTCTGATAGGTAGCTATATACTGGGCAAAGAGACAATAGAGATAGTTTCAGAGAGAGGGATAAGACCTGAACATTTAATGGAGATGAGGAAAGCATTAAAGAAGCTTACAGGCCTCAACGTCGTTGAGGAGTCCCAGAAATACTTAGCTCTACAATGCCTCATAGAACCAATAAAGTTTCCAGTTGAAAGGCTCATTAAGAGGCTTTACAACTTAACGACAATGATGCACTTAGATAGCATCAATGCTCTTATTAACGGAAGTAGAGAGCTTGCTATAAGCGTATTACAACGCGAAGCCGAAGTGGATACCGTCTACTGGCTTACAGTTAGGCAATTAGTGCTAGCAGCTGATGATAGATCCATAGCGAGAGAAATAGGAATTAAGGACATAAAGCATCAGCAAGCTATGAGGGTTGTAGCAAAGGTTCTCGAGTCGATGGCTGATCAAACAGAAAACATAGCTAGAACAGCATTAAACCTAATAGAGCTTAACTTAAAGCTGGATGAATCAACTTCAGCCATGATAAAGGAGTTTAGTGATGCTGTAAACAGGATACACGATAAAGCTTTGAGTGCATACCTAAAACGTGACCTTCACCTAGCTAATGAGGCGGTAAACGAAAGTAAGGAAGTTGAGAAGTATGAGATTAAGATTAATGAAGCTGTAATTTCATCGGTTAAAAATGCAAGGCTTCTAATGGCAATTTATAGGATAACGAGCTCACTTAAAGCTATGAGCAGGTATGCTGCTGATATAGCCGAGATAGCAATAAATAGGTTTATAGCTGAAGAGGAGCCATCATCCTAG
- a CDS encoding serine/threonine protein phosphatase: protein MRDSPSYEEFMELAYKVRELLRRERSRGGVGKYLSLGSLVKIKDDIDRLVVIGDIHGDYDGLTKILLKAGLKNHFPDNTVLVFLGDYIDRGVKSPHVVYEVFKLKLQHSDFVVLLRGNHEGPPELPVYPHDFPIHLNYIYLERWKELYESIVNCFNNFYACAFLEGSLFMVHGGPPTKFTRLEDLIRAHEDISTIEELLWNDPMEHKGKIPSPRGAGYLFGPDVTDYFLKTIGAKVIVRSHEPCDEGYEVHHGGKLITIFSRKGYPYHNSNAAYLDIHKPSLIENAFQLARECVRVF, encoded by the coding sequence TTGAGGGATTCACCATCCTATGAGGAGTTCATGGAGCTAGCTTATAAAGTTAGGGAGTTGCTGAGGAGAGAACGAAGTAGAGGAGGTGTGGGAAAATATCTCTCGCTAGGCTCTCTAGTTAAGATAAAAGATGATATCGATAGACTAGTGGTGATTGGAGACATACATGGAGATTATGATGGCTTAACTAAGATTCTACTTAAAGCCGGTTTAAAGAACCACTTCCCCGACAATACAGTGCTGGTCTTCCTAGGAGATTACATTGATAGAGGGGTGAAATCACCTCACGTTGTCTACGAAGTCTTTAAGCTTAAGCTGCAACATTCAGACTTTGTGGTGTTACTGAGAGGTAACCACGAAGGTCCTCCTGAACTACCTGTGTATCCACACGATTTCCCCATACACCTCAATTACATCTACTTAGAGCGGTGGAAAGAACTGTACGAGTCAATAGTCAACTGCTTCAATAACTTTTATGCATGCGCTTTTCTTGAAGGCTCACTATTCATGGTTCATGGAGGTCCTCCAACTAAGTTTACGCGACTTGAAGACTTAATTAGAGCCCATGAAGACATATCCACGATTGAGGAGCTCTTATGGAATGACCCGATGGAACATAAAGGCAAAATTCCATCACCTAGAGGCGCTGGTTACCTCTTTGGCCCCGATGTAACTGACTATTTTCTAAAGACCATAGGGGCTAAAGTTATTGTTAGGAGCCACGAACCATGCGATGAAGGTTACGAAGTTCACCATGGTGGCAAGCTAATAACAATATTCTCTAGAAAGGGTTATCCCTACCATAACAGCAATGCAGCTTACTTAGACATACATAAACCATCACTAATTGAGAATGCCTTTCAATTAGCTAGAGAGTGCGTAAGAGTATTTTAG
- a CDS encoding TatD family hydrolase, with amino-acid sequence MYFDAHCHLHEFSEGEVKDFKDFVIVAVSDDLESSIKTIELAKRYLNVLPCVGIHPWVVGETPLSHINEVEKLISRYEVKGIGEVGLDRRFVPQTFSKQLKFFEKFVKLSVDYGLPINIHAVDAWFDVHEMLLRFDVERALLHWYTGPLNLLEELASKGYYVSINPAALFQKKHMKVAVEVSLGHVLVESDGPYEYKGLKLTPKLIPQLLEVIAKAREIRGERLESAIETNFKALFNIRFLYG; translated from the coding sequence GTGTACTTCGACGCGCATTGCCACCTCCATGAATTTAGTGAGGGGGAGGTAAAGGACTTTAAGGACTTTGTTATAGTAGCTGTTTCTGATGATCTTGAGTCCTCCATTAAGACTATTGAGCTTGCTAAAAGGTACTTAAACGTATTGCCTTGTGTAGGTATTCATCCCTGGGTTGTTGGTGAAACACCATTAAGCCACATTAATGAGGTTGAAAAGCTTATTTCACGGTATGAAGTGAAGGGTATAGGAGAGGTTGGTCTTGATAGAAGGTTTGTTCCTCAAACCTTTTCAAAGCAACTTAAATTCTTTGAGAAGTTCGTAAAGCTGTCGGTAGATTATGGGCTGCCAATCAATATTCATGCAGTAGATGCTTGGTTTGATGTCCATGAGATGCTATTGAGATTTGATGTAGAGAGAGCATTACTTCATTGGTACACAGGACCACTTAATCTGCTTGAAGAGTTAGCGAGCAAGGGGTACTACGTATCAATAAATCCTGCTGCCTTGTTCCAGAAGAAGCACATGAAGGTAGCGGTTGAGGTAAGCCTTGGACATGTGCTCGTAGAAAGTGATGGTCCTTATGAATATAAGGGTCTCAAGTTGACCCCAAAGCTCATCCCTCAGCTCTTAGAGGTGATAGCAAAAGCCAGAGAGATTAGGGGGGAAAGATTGGAGTCAGCTATAGAAACTAACTTTAAAGCGCTCTTTAACATTCGATTTCTCTATGGATAG